The sequence below is a genomic window from Sorangiineae bacterium MSr12523.
CAACCCGCAACCATCGAGGACTTCGCACAGTACTACGCCAACCTGTTCGATGAACCGCTGCCCGATGCGTGGTACAACGATCGATTTGTCAAGATAAACACACGACTAATCAACAACCGCGCCGGTCAAATGAATGTCCGCCTGGCAGAAGACCGCGCTGAGCTTGTCGGTGCGAGGGGTGCTATCTTGGTCCAGGTGAATCCTTGGGCAAAGGAAACCCTCGACTTCCTCGCAAAGAACGAGATCTTTTTCGTGCGCGAAATGCCGGGAAAGCTCCGAAATGACGATCGCGTCGCGCTTGCCGCCGTCCTCATGCAACAGGATGTGCTGCGGTTGGCGCCCTAATGACAACACGCGCTGGATCTCCGACCCCTCCCGCGGGGAGCGATTCTCCCCGTGCTCCGCGTCGGTTCGTCGGGCGCATCGCTCTGGCGAGTACCGCCTTGGCCCTGGGCGCAGGGGCGGTTCTCGCCTCTCGGGGAAACGCGGTACCGCAGCTCGAAGCCACCCCGCAGTTCGTACCTAATGTCGCGGATCGAACCAGCGACGCAGCTGCGGCCCTGGTTCCAATCACCTACCGAAACGGCGAATACACCCTGCGGGGGAATGTGTTCAAACCTGAAGGACGTGGCCCGTTTCCGACGCTAATTTACAATCACGGCAGCGAGCGGGACCCGTCCCTGGAGTTCGCGGGCGATCTTGGAAAGTGGTTTCAAAGTCGCGGGTTCGTCGTCTTCTTTCCCTATCGCCGCGGATCGGCGGGGTCGGAGGGGCCGTATTGGGAAGACGAGTTAAGCCGTCGTCCAGAGAGCGAAGTGGAGCGCGCGCGCGTCGAACTGATGGACGCAGAGAACGCCGACGTCGTTGCCGCAGTATCCTGGGTCCGACAGCAGAGATATGTGGATTCCGATCGCCTATTCATGGCCGGATGTTCTTATGGCGGAATCCAGACCGTCCTGAGTGCCGAGAAGGACATCGGGATCCGCGCGGCGGTCGACTTTGCAGGCGCTTCGATCACGTGGCAGCAGTCCGTGGTTCTTCAGGACCGCCTGAAGGCCGCTGTACGACGTTCAACCGTCCCTGTATTCTTCTTGCAAGCGGCGAACGATTTTGACACCACCCCCAGCCGCGTCCTCGACGAAGAGATGGAGCTTGCGGGGAAGCCCCACCAGATCCACATCTTTCCACGCTTCGGAAAGAGCAAGATGGAGGGGCACGCGCGGTTCTGCAATCACGGCATGGATGTGTGGGGGCAGGAAGTGCTTGCGTTCTTGAAAGGTTCACCGAAATAGAGAATCGCAGCCATCGGAGCCCTTAAATCGAACGAGCCTCCCGTCGCATGTGACGGGAGGCTCGTTTCATTTGGGGCGCTACCAGGCGCGGGTGGGAACCGCTTGCGAGGCCTTCATCGAGCCGGGTAGTCAAAGCAATCGAGATTGCAGTGGGATTGACACGTCACACAAATATGGCCGCGAGTGCCGCATGGGCTAAAGCAAGGAGGGAGCCCCCCTTTGATCGCGGTCGGCACGTCGATGGTGAGTCGGGGTCGGTCGTCATCGGCGGGAGGTTGAAGGCATTGTTCAGGGCTGCTGAAATCCTTCCGCAAGTTATCCATGTCAAGCATTTCTTATTACGCAGTGGTCAAATCATCCCGAACGGGGGGCGCTTATCTCGCGGCCACTGTCGGGGTCATTGTTTACTGATGCTATTCTCGCCCACACGCGACACGTCGCGTATGCGCGACTCCCGGCTTCTGGAACTCGAAAGGAGCTTTACCGCAAGGGACTGGAACACACGCGGCAGTTGGTAGTGCAATTGCCTGGCGTCGTGCAGGGGGCGCAGTTTCCTTGGCACCGCGACTGGCACGCGCCGCACGGAGACCAACAAGGAGGAAGGCCTCCCTTGATCAACGTTGGAACCTCGATGGTCAGTCGAGGTCGGGGTGGATCGTGTTCGAAGTCACTGGCTTGTAGCACGGGATTGGGAGAGCTGCTTTCTTGCGAGATATCCATGTCAATGATTCCCTTCTAAGGTTCGTGGAACCAACGGTCACGGACCGTTGCGTTTGTAGCTCGCCACTCGCACCCAAGGCTTGCGGGTGGCGGTGTTTGGTCGTTGGCCTTACGCGCGGCGCCTTCTGCACGAGTTGCGCCATCGACTACCGCCCCTGGATTCTCGTGAAGGTCGCCCTGCGCCGTTCCCTCATGAGAAGAGATTTCCCAACGAGCGGAGGCAAATTGAGAATGCATTTCTCAGTACCTCCCACCCGACGATGCACGGAGCCGCGCCACGCAGTCGCCGGCGTTGCGGCTCGCTTCTTGCGTAATGCCGGAGCCGATGAATCTCGTATATCAGGACGCCCGCGTTGCTATTTATGACAACTTCCTGCCGCGGAACGAGTATGACGACTTGTTTGAGGCGACTCGGCACTCGCCATTGGAGAGCGTACACGCTCGACGCCGTCATGCCGTGTGGAGGATTCACGACGGTATCCCCCTGCGAGGCGAGGGGCTCGTGCTCGATGATGCCGCGGCTGCGCCGGTTGCCACGCAGCGATCACCGCTACGCGATTTTCTCGACCGCACCGTAGCTACCGCGACCGAACGCCCCGACTTGCTGGGTCAACGTGGCAGCGCGTGGCGATTCGCATCGGTCACGCCGTGGGTGTATCCAGCCGGGACGGGGCTCTCGTTGCATTACGACGGCGGGAACTACACGGGTGCGTTTACGTATTTTCTCCACCGAACGTGGAATGTGCAATGGGGGGGACTCTTGCTCGTGTTGGACGCTGAGCGGCGGCCCAGCAAAGGTCCCGGAGAGGAGAGGCCGGTCGCTTGGTTGGATGACGACGTGGAATCGAACGAGATTCTCGAGCGTGGCCTGGCCCAGTGCATCCTACCGAAACCAAATCGCATTGTGTTTCTCGCCGGAGGCACACCGCACATGGTCACACGGGTTGACCCGAATGCGGGACAGATCGTACGCGTATCACTCGCGGGCTTCTTCGGCACCGAGATGACGGTGAAGGTAACACCGACGAGTTGTCTTGGGCGTGTCAGCGAGGTGCACCGCGGGCCTTTCGCGGCGAGCATCGAGGGAGGGCGAGCCGTCCTGAAGGCGGGGGAGGGCGACGCCGCGGAAATTCTTATCCGTACGGATCCGTGGGGGTTGTCGGCGCTCCAGTATATCGCAGAGCGCGAACACTTCGCGGTGAACGAGATTCCCGGCAGCCTTAACGATGAGGAGCGCCTCGCAATGGCGAGCGCGCTACTGCGGGTAAAGGCCTACAAGGTCGAGGTTCGATAGGGAGTTTCATCGGCGGCAGTACGGGCTGCATGTCCGCAGGGGTGACGAGCCCCGGACGGGTGAAAGGGAACATGAGCACGTTAGGACGGATGGCCGTGGCGGCGACACGCCACGTTAATGCACGGCGTGCCGGGCTCAAGCCCGGCACGGTGAGGGTGAACGAAAGGCAGGTAGCCTACTTCTCAGGGGGAAGGGGCGAGCCGGTCGTGCTGCTCCACGGGCTTGGTGACGATCGGCACTCATTTGTCGAGAGCGTCTCGGAGCTGACTCGGCACACCCGGGTCATTCTTCCGGACCTTCCTGGGCACGGCGACAGCGAAGGGAGCGCCGAGGACGCCGGAAGCATCCGCGCTCTCGTGCAGTGGCTCGCGGCCTTTCTCGATGCGTTGGCCCTCGGAAGCGTGAGCCTCGGCGGCAATTCCATGGGTGGACACGTGGCCCTGGCATTTGCACTCTCCTACGGTGCCCACGTGAATCGTCTTGTGCTCGTGAACCCCGCCGGCGTGGGAATGCCGATGGAGAAGATCTACACGGGCTTTGGTGCTCCGCTCGGTGGGCGAGAGGACCTCGAGCGAGTATTCCGCCGAGTCTTTTACAAGCCGCACCGGGTACCGTCGTTTATCGCAGCCCACCTTATCAAGCAGATAAATAGCGCCATGCCGAGGTACAACGAGATGGCCCGGCGTCTGCGGGATGAACCTGGGATTGGCCTGGACCACCAGCTTGCCTCTATCCGCGTCCCGACGCTCGTCCTCTGGGGGGTACACGATGTCGTCCTTCTTCCGTCGGTGCGCGAGGCTTTACGAAGGATTCCCGACCATCGTGTCGTGGAGCTTCCGGCGGGCCATTCACCCCAGTTGGAATTGCCGGGAGCCGTAGCCACGGAGCTGATCGCGTTTCTCCATCCTTAGGACGTGTGGAGCTATGCAGGGCGACTTGCGAATCGCTGGCGTCCCGCACGGCAGATAGCGAACGGCGAAATCGCCTGGGCCAAAGACGAGGCCTGCGCGCGGAAACAGCGTAGCCTTCCAGGACGCGGTTGGCGCCGCGGGCGGTCCTCGCTGTACGCCCGCCCTCTTCGCGATAAACGACGAGCCTCCCCGCGATGCCGAGGGGAGGCTCGTCACTATTCATGCCGTGGGGGCCGCAGGCACGTGTCTTTCAGCTGTGACAAACGGCAGGACACGACGAATAGCAAGTTTGACTACAAGGCGACCAGCAAGGTGGAAGGCCGCCTCGGATCTGGGTTGGAATCTCGATCGTCAGTCGATTGCCTTCAGGTTTCTTTGCTTCTGAATCCGTCTCGGTCGATGGAGTGAAGCTCGGCGATTCGTTCGTTTGCATGAGATTCCTCGAGGCAGTTATGCCCTATTGTGCAATGGCGTTTTCCGGAGAGACGTTTGACCACCATCGCTGCCATGAGATGCTATTAATTCGTTGTGATATCAACTCAAAAGACAGCCAATGAACGTGGGCCGGCGGAAGGTCGAAAATGCTGCCGGCCACGCCCTCGGCTCTTCATGCATGTTCTTTGCCAGGTATTGGTTGTTTGCCCGTTC
It includes:
- a CDS encoding prolyl oligopeptidase family serine peptidase encodes the protein MALGAGAVLASRGNAVPQLEATPQFVPNVADRTSDAAAALVPITYRNGEYTLRGNVFKPEGRGPFPTLIYNHGSERDPSLEFAGDLGKWFQSRGFVVFFPYRRGSAGSEGPYWEDELSRRPESEVERARVELMDAENADVVAAVSWVRQQRYVDSDRLFMAGCSYGGIQTVLSAEKDIGIRAAVDFAGASITWQQSVVLQDRLKAAVRRSTVPVFFLQAANDFDTTPSRVLDEEMELAGKPHQIHIFPRFGKSKMEGHARFCNHGMDVWGQEVLAFLKGSPK
- a CDS encoding 2OG-Fe(II) oxygenase; amino-acid sequence: MLDDAAAAPVATQRSPLRDFLDRTVATATERPDLLGQRGSAWRFASVTPWVYPAGTGLSLHYDGGNYTGAFTYFLHRTWNVQWGGLLLVLDAERRPSKGPGEERPVAWLDDDVESNEILERGLAQCILPKPNRIVFLAGGTPHMVTRVDPNAGQIVRVSLAGFFGTEMTVKVTPTSCLGRVSEVHRGPFAASIEGGRAVLKAGEGDAAEILIRTDPWGLSALQYIAEREHFAVNEIPGSLNDEERLAMASALLRVKAYKVEVR
- a CDS encoding alpha/beta fold hydrolase: MAVAATRHVNARRAGLKPGTVRVNERQVAYFSGGRGEPVVLLHGLGDDRHSFVESVSELTRHTRVILPDLPGHGDSEGSAEDAGSIRALVQWLAAFLDALALGSVSLGGNSMGGHVALAFALSYGAHVNRLVLVNPAGVGMPMEKIYTGFGAPLGGREDLERVFRRVFYKPHRVPSFIAAHLIKQINSAMPRYNEMARRLRDEPGIGLDHQLASIRVPTLVLWGVHDVVLLPSVREALRRIPDHRVVELPAGHSPQLELPGAVATELIAFLHP